A single window of Rubripirellula lacrimiformis DNA harbors:
- a CDS encoding DUF1583 domain-containing protein: MLLRILLIAFLIMLSPARQPFGRGKACASDRDAAAVILGEPLLRQSTVDVSTRGKDVAPSKRYPFLKSWVMPMGTLPPFRVTAELQSALDLGRQPGPMDDGARFDLADQPESKWLCSPAADLVAEAQSLGRIAELQTDVDQWQANTATQRHQKWAMQSLIAIAVGDVDLSTTFLDDLLAVRPQDRSASPHDVSMRELLVVRSAAEHHSTRHLVTEEWLRSVCRHGINPADFHLRSLADWCKAAEGTKPVSPLDASSLFLPCSRLDSQSDSSALPIARYGLSGEIVVRTTGGPSDFLAFQSPLQGDYAVSAEVLSRPFCWTSLLVAGRSVRPDIGAQTFQLFSMDAPPQRLSIPRQFEPLGEWTQVRVEVHDGMASHYVNGIETPKVKIDEASFPWFMLHSIGNETSAVRSVRVTGTPTIPAQLNLVASTRLSGWSLYHRHASGSWHGNWDAAEQDGRIVLSADADPLPHGSSQEDLLRYDRPILEDGWIEYEFWQPDDSDEAEVHPALGRQVIMIGQNEVTLHRLTNGMEQRSLVRPDNRWLPDFASSRGAIDTAIKPPTLQPAAWNRAKLSLTGDRLALFVNGDLVLEQAIEASNSRHFGFFRFADRHHSAVRDVRYTGDWPKQLPAMQQQPLVSRKLAELEEWSAALPQSFDQDFRKPLSSFDFDANGDQQSLALVPLGVKMHRTTDQGIRDLRSCVRVTGDFDITAKYCQLNIKKGKPTWHCGIGLAVLLDDSQRNYFAIHHRTDRMNGQQFVTFVRKEMNDGGKTTFVDSEQTSDQGTSGTLRLMRRDDWVYAYYAQRQSKDFRLISTAKVSSAPIEIQGVRLMTEVGMGLSTSVVWQSLRIRADSIDPMIDRDPESVIAYLDQLADYDSDEFETINQDAFAEGGRWGVSNDGESSIVSDQRATVATAKGAPGHSAIYHSLSCEADFDLSVDFDPLEFPKSEKPGAANEITWQIRLAPHPMAGGGGDDSPEVAVVEASFLLRHKWNGLVELVARTVGINRAGKPMYRPIRSISVNSPDRYRFVKRGSKVYFLYSERDSETDRLIATCTVDPSLIVQSNVLGIIATAPDHPVQTRWNRFTVKQRQPSNDATDSLDPSSETIKR; encoded by the coding sequence ATGTTGCTCCGTATTCTCTTGATCGCATTCCTCATCATGCTGTCGCCAGCACGACAACCCTTTGGCCGCGGCAAGGCCTGCGCGTCGGACAGGGATGCGGCTGCTGTGATTTTGGGCGAACCATTGCTTCGTCAGTCCACGGTCGATGTGTCGACGCGTGGCAAGGACGTGGCCCCGTCCAAGCGATATCCGTTTTTGAAGTCTTGGGTGATGCCGATGGGGACCCTACCGCCCTTTCGGGTCACGGCCGAATTGCAATCTGCCCTGGATCTGGGTCGCCAGCCCGGGCCGATGGACGACGGTGCTCGTTTCGATCTCGCCGACCAACCGGAATCAAAATGGCTGTGTTCGCCGGCAGCGGATCTCGTCGCGGAAGCCCAATCTTTGGGCCGCATCGCGGAATTGCAAACCGACGTCGATCAGTGGCAAGCGAACACCGCGACGCAGAGGCATCAGAAGTGGGCGATGCAGAGTCTGATTGCAATCGCCGTGGGTGATGTGGATTTGTCGACCACGTTTTTGGATGATTTGTTGGCGGTCCGTCCGCAAGATCGATCCGCTTCACCGCATGATGTTTCAATGCGTGAACTGTTGGTGGTTCGATCGGCAGCCGAGCATCATTCGACTCGCCACCTTGTCACTGAGGAATGGTTGAGATCCGTTTGCCGGCATGGGATCAATCCCGCCGATTTCCACTTGCGATCGCTCGCCGACTGGTGCAAAGCCGCAGAGGGAACGAAGCCGGTTTCACCGTTGGATGCTTCATCACTCTTTCTTCCATGCTCGCGTTTGGATTCTCAGTCTGATTCCTCTGCCCTGCCGATTGCACGCTACGGTCTATCAGGCGAGATTGTAGTGAGAACGACGGGCGGACCTTCCGACTTTCTGGCTTTTCAGAGCCCGCTGCAAGGCGACTATGCGGTCAGCGCCGAAGTGCTATCACGGCCATTTTGTTGGACATCACTATTGGTCGCTGGACGCTCGGTTCGGCCCGACATTGGTGCACAAACTTTTCAACTCTTTTCGATGGATGCCCCGCCGCAGCGACTAAGCATTCCGCGGCAGTTCGAGCCGCTGGGGGAATGGACGCAGGTTCGCGTCGAAGTGCATGACGGGATGGCAAGTCACTATGTGAATGGAATCGAAACGCCAAAGGTAAAGATCGACGAGGCTTCGTTTCCTTGGTTCATGTTGCATAGCATAGGCAACGAAACTTCCGCCGTTCGCAGCGTTCGCGTCACGGGGACGCCGACGATCCCAGCGCAGTTGAATCTGGTCGCCAGCACGCGGTTGTCCGGATGGAGTCTTTACCATCGTCACGCAAGTGGTTCGTGGCACGGAAATTGGGATGCAGCGGAACAGGATGGCCGGATCGTACTTTCCGCCGATGCCGATCCGCTGCCGCACGGTTCATCCCAAGAAGACTTGTTGCGTTACGATCGGCCGATCTTAGAAGACGGATGGATCGAGTATGAATTTTGGCAACCAGATGACTCGGACGAGGCTGAAGTCCACCCCGCCCTAGGACGCCAGGTCATCATGATTGGCCAGAATGAAGTGACGCTTCACCGGTTGACCAACGGAATGGAACAACGATCACTGGTTCGGCCCGACAATCGTTGGTTACCTGATTTCGCAAGCTCTCGTGGCGCTATCGATACCGCAATCAAGCCACCCACGCTGCAGCCTGCGGCGTGGAACCGTGCCAAATTGTCGCTAACGGGCGATCGGTTGGCATTATTCGTCAATGGTGATCTCGTGCTGGAACAAGCCATTGAAGCCTCCAATTCGCGTCACTTTGGATTCTTTCGGTTTGCTGATCGACATCATTCGGCCGTCCGTGACGTTCGCTATACGGGCGACTGGCCCAAGCAATTACCGGCGATGCAGCAGCAACCGCTGGTGTCGCGAAAGTTGGCAGAGCTAGAAGAGTGGTCCGCTGCGTTGCCACAATCCTTTGACCAGGATTTTCGAAAGCCACTTTCTTCCTTTGATTTCGATGCCAATGGTGACCAGCAATCGCTGGCGCTGGTTCCGCTTGGCGTGAAGATGCATCGCACAACCGATCAGGGAATCCGAGACCTGAGATCTTGCGTGCGTGTAACGGGTGATTTCGACATCACCGCAAAGTACTGCCAATTGAACATCAAGAAAGGAAAGCCAACTTGGCATTGCGGGATTGGTTTAGCGGTTTTGTTGGACGATTCGCAACGAAACTACTTTGCCATTCATCATCGAACGGACCGTATGAATGGCCAGCAGTTTGTGACCTTTGTTCGCAAAGAAATGAACGATGGCGGGAAGACGACGTTCGTCGATAGCGAGCAAACCAGTGATCAGGGGACGTCCGGAACACTGCGGTTGATGCGGCGTGATGATTGGGTTTACGCCTATTACGCCCAACGCCAATCGAAAGACTTCCGTTTGATTTCGACGGCAAAAGTTTCCTCTGCGCCGATCGAGATCCAGGGCGTCAGGTTGATGACCGAAGTGGGCATGGGATTGAGCACGTCAGTGGTTTGGCAGTCGTTGCGAATTCGCGCTGATTCGATCGATCCAATGATCGATCGGGATCCAGAGTCGGTCATCGCTTACTTGGATCAGCTGGCGGATTATGATTCGGATGAATTCGAAACGATCAACCAGGACGCGTTTGCCGAAGGCGGGCGGTGGGGCGTCAGCAATGATGGCGAATCGAGCATCGTTTCGGACCAAAGGGCGACAGTCGCGACCGCCAAGGGTGCCCCTGGGCACTCGGCAATCTATCATTCGCTATCGTGCGAAGCTGATTTTGATCTAAGCGTCGATTTCGATCCATTGGAATTTCCAAAGTCGGAGAAACCGGGGGCAGCCAACGAGATCACTTGGCAGATTCGTTTGGCACCCCATCCTATGGCTGGCGGCGGTGGTGACGATTCGCCGGAGGTCGCTGTCGTCGAGGCATCGTTCCTGCTGCGACACAAATGGAACGGGTTGGTCGAACTGGTCGCTCGTACGGTGGGAATCAATCGAGCGGGTAAGCCCATGTACCGTCCGATCCGCTCGATCAGCGTCAACAGCCCGGATCGCTATCGATTCGTTAAGCGTGGATCGAAGGTCTATTTTCTTTACTCCGAGAGGGATTCGGAGACGGACCGGCTAATCGCAACCTGCACGGTGGATCCGTCGCTGATTGTGCAAAGCAATGTGTTGGGGATCATCGCAACTGCCCCAGACCATCCCGTCCAAACGCGTTGGAATCGTTTCACAGTGAAGCAGAGGCAGCCGAGCAACGATGCGACTGATTCACTTGATCCAAGTTCGGAGACGATCAAACGATGA
- a CDS encoding DUF1583 domain-containing protein: MSTYPMTTWKSRQLLAFVAIVISVSAFNPSTCVGQTKERSDSLALNELFAGQNCDARSEDIYRRAMAMEVPRRYQYLTDWVLPGPNHADLRLTVGYVASDGQADPADNSTQSKLLVSPDDHGLLIVDGGKLVSPAVELIEAAARTGQLKSVRDALAADDPPSPADANDRQAMLALIEIHAGQTDQAAQRLEHLFQNIWTDDLSVWESHDAVLLCLMAASRSKETAFVSVDAGQRIMSAFKYMIDRPVWHRYLWAAVANLKLVIEPTTESEWAEANAVAQQWYPVTVARSREHGGGFPASVWRVTQGGVQNLASHSDDYLFFRTPMQGSYSFEADVDCFGWRDSQLLAGGYWLKTFNDLQSYGRGVLRGDLQGGTIDPPLTDVRKSGQLRYRTRVDGDEATTFFNGRLVHRQLNSDVANMAGDEAVQASFPWAAIRSSYRHFGGGKDFRISGTPDVPEVVFMSDHPQLPGWYEYFHESNQADLADWSFEIANEEDLESRWGQINGRANYELAKGCNAESLLVYTRPVLEDGSVEYQFWYQPGKFEVHPAIGQRCLILGSDAVESHLITDGKFDRTGRRPDNRLHRAVRSTDVPDVTPLSSVLREGSWNTMMVSIVADQLSLFLNNSLVHRQRLGEHDPRKFGLFHYRDRTAARVRRVRWAGDWSTDLPRLDQQPLATPLTELSEDSRQRLTHLFEVKMGVDVLTSKRIIVSDGNPVQHFHATADGLEMNRPAESGYRNALLSPAIEVAGDFDITAKFDQLNTQSELGKTATVTLSIEAENAKSDVAALQRKCDPENEQTVQCLYMQTIDGDDRRHYFSHSPVEANDGRLRLSRRGSTVYYQFAYNDSDQFRLIGQTEFTADKLKANGIKFGGQIQGSSGFTNVRWTDFRVRAEYLREQGPEEAENLIAKLDEDRDQLAKTLAFDYSMAPPPSNLFYHWNRQQDRQWKASDHGLLVERAGSDHWSSTGIMFTPDVTGDFDATIRFDPSRLAIPTIGKKSSIHLQIKLDDDRETQLNSILARLPEGDFVAEGQMRIQKPDGTDRFERLGGFTIVAADRLRVVRRGPRFYILIGTDGAGDQLIGSFIGGDAPLPSGGIRTMIHTGGDGRSSLVLLNEFELHASMIDVSAFAPVALPLDFNQAMTPQSQPSSLPTARTGRTPSSKPPDPPPVKAKPRSFLQSIFDLF, encoded by the coding sequence ATGAGCACCTATCCAATGACGACATGGAAATCGAGGCAACTCTTGGCTTTCGTTGCGATCGTGATCTCGGTTTCGGCTTTCAATCCGTCAACGTGTGTTGGCCAAACCAAGGAACGCTCGGATTCTTTGGCATTGAACGAATTGTTTGCTGGCCAAAATTGCGATGCGAGATCTGAAGACATCTATCGCCGTGCCATGGCAATGGAAGTTCCGAGGCGATATCAATACTTGACCGACTGGGTGTTGCCGGGGCCGAATCATGCGGATCTACGTTTGACGGTCGGCTATGTGGCAAGCGATGGGCAGGCTGACCCAGCGGACAATTCCACGCAATCCAAACTGCTTGTTTCACCAGATGATCATGGTTTATTGATCGTTGATGGTGGAAAACTGGTTTCACCTGCGGTCGAGTTGATCGAAGCGGCAGCTAGGACCGGTCAACTAAAATCGGTGCGCGACGCGCTAGCGGCCGACGATCCTCCATCGCCAGCCGATGCCAATGACCGGCAGGCGATGTTGGCGCTGATCGAAATCCACGCCGGGCAAACAGATCAAGCGGCTCAGCGTCTGGAGCACCTGTTTCAGAATATTTGGACCGATGATCTGTCGGTTTGGGAAAGTCATGACGCCGTTCTATTGTGCTTGATGGCAGCTTCGCGTTCGAAAGAGACGGCGTTTGTTTCGGTGGATGCAGGCCAGCGGATCATGTCGGCGTTCAAATACATGATCGACCGACCGGTTTGGCATCGATACCTATGGGCGGCAGTGGCAAATCTAAAACTGGTGATCGAACCCACCACCGAGTCCGAATGGGCGGAAGCAAACGCCGTGGCACAACAGTGGTATCCAGTGACGGTTGCGCGTTCGCGCGAACACGGCGGCGGGTTTCCGGCTTCGGTATGGCGGGTGACCCAAGGAGGGGTTCAGAATTTGGCTAGCCATAGCGATGACTACTTGTTCTTTCGGACACCGATGCAGGGTAGCTATAGTTTCGAAGCAGACGTCGACTGTTTCGGTTGGCGTGACAGCCAACTTCTGGCAGGCGGATACTGGCTGAAAACGTTCAATGATCTGCAGTCCTATGGACGCGGTGTTCTGCGTGGTGACCTGCAAGGCGGCACGATTGACCCGCCACTGACCGATGTCCGGAAATCGGGCCAACTACGCTACCGAACCCGCGTGGATGGAGACGAGGCCACGACCTTCTTCAACGGCCGCCTCGTCCATCGACAGCTGAATAGCGACGTCGCCAATATGGCAGGGGATGAAGCCGTGCAGGCGAGCTTCCCATGGGCCGCGATACGCAGCTCCTATCGACATTTCGGCGGCGGCAAGGACTTCCGAATTTCCGGCACGCCCGACGTGCCCGAGGTGGTGTTCATGTCCGACCATCCGCAGCTACCGGGATGGTACGAATATTTTCATGAATCAAACCAAGCGGACTTGGCGGACTGGTCCTTTGAAATAGCGAATGAAGAGGACTTGGAATCGCGGTGGGGACAGATCAACGGTCGTGCGAATTATGAATTGGCGAAAGGATGCAACGCCGAGAGCTTGTTGGTTTACACGCGTCCTGTACTGGAGGATGGCTCGGTTGAGTATCAGTTTTGGTATCAGCCAGGAAAGTTCGAAGTGCATCCGGCGATCGGCCAACGGTGTCTAATACTGGGTTCCGATGCCGTCGAGTCGCATCTGATAACCGATGGCAAATTCGATCGAACCGGACGCCGTCCCGACAATCGGTTGCATCGTGCGGTGCGGTCGACGGATGTCCCTGACGTGACCCCCTTGTCATCGGTGCTTCGCGAGGGATCCTGGAACACGATGATGGTATCGATCGTTGCTGATCAGCTGTCATTGTTCCTGAACAACTCGTTGGTTCATCGTCAACGCTTGGGGGAACACGATCCACGCAAGTTTGGTTTGTTTCATTATCGAGATCGCACGGCGGCACGGGTTCGCCGTGTTCGGTGGGCGGGGGATTGGTCAACCGATTTGCCTCGTTTGGATCAGCAGCCGCTGGCGACACCACTCACTGAGTTATCGGAAGACTCTAGACAGAGATTGACGCATCTGTTCGAGGTGAAGATGGGCGTGGATGTCCTCACTAGCAAGCGGATTATCGTGTCCGACGGCAACCCCGTTCAACATTTTCATGCGACCGCAGACGGATTGGAGATGAATCGGCCTGCCGAATCGGGGTACCGAAACGCGCTGTTGTCACCGGCGATTGAAGTCGCTGGCGATTTTGACATCACTGCGAAGTTCGACCAATTGAACACGCAGTCCGAACTGGGGAAGACGGCAACCGTTACGCTGTCGATCGAGGCCGAAAACGCCAAATCGGATGTCGCCGCTTTGCAGCGAAAGTGCGATCCAGAGAACGAGCAAACGGTCCAGTGTTTGTATATGCAAACGATTGATGGTGACGATCGACGGCACTACTTTAGCCATTCGCCTGTGGAGGCAAACGATGGGCGTCTACGACTGTCCCGACGCGGATCCACCGTCTACTACCAATTTGCCTACAACGATTCGGACCAATTCCGTTTGATTGGGCAGACCGAATTTACCGCAGACAAATTAAAAGCGAACGGGATTAAGTTTGGCGGTCAAATTCAGGGCAGTTCGGGATTCACCAACGTACGCTGGACGGATTTTCGAGTACGCGCCGAGTATCTGCGAGAACAGGGGCCGGAAGAGGCCGAGAATTTGATCGCAAAATTAGACGAGGATCGCGATCAACTCGCGAAGACGTTGGCATTTGACTACTCGATGGCACCGCCACCGAGCAATCTCTTTTATCATTGGAATCGCCAACAAGATCGGCAGTGGAAAGCGTCTGATCATGGACTCTTGGTCGAGCGGGCGGGAAGCGACCATTGGTCCAGTACAGGAATCATGTTCACTCCTGATGTAACAGGAGACTTTGACGCGACCATTCGATTCGATCCGTCCCGTTTAGCAATCCCGACCATCGGTAAAAAGTCGTCGATCCATTTACAAATCAAACTTGATGACGACCGGGAAACTCAGTTGAACTCGATTTTGGCGAGATTGCCTGAGGGGGACTTCGTTGCCGAAGGCCAGATGCGGATCCAGAAGCCGGACGGTACTGATCGATTCGAGCGATTGGGGGGATTCACCATTGTGGCTGCCGATCGATTGCGTGTGGTCCGTCGTGGACCCCGGTTCTATATTTTGATCGGCACGGATGGCGCTGGTGATCAATTGATCGGCAGCTTCATCGGCGGTGACGCTCCCCTGCCAAGCGGTGGGATTCGGACGATGATTCATACCGGAGGCGACGGACGCAGTTCGTTGGTCCTGTTGAATGAATTTGAACTCCATGCGTCGATGATTGACGTCTCCGCATTTGCACCGGTTGCGTTGCCGCTAGATTTCAATCAAGCGATGACGCCACAGAGCCAGCCGTCCTCTTTGCCGACGGCCCGTACCGGTCGAACGCCCTCTAGCAAGCCGCCTGACCCACCGCCGGTCAAGGCAAAGCCACGATCCTTTCTGCAGTCGATATTTGATCTGTTTTAA